The proteins below are encoded in one region of Mycobacterium pseudokansasii:
- a CDS encoding nitroreductase/quinone reductase family protein → MTTRYQAPTPTARAANTAVRWPAELGISIAGTQVLRVRGRKTGKLRPVVVNLLTVDGMDYVVSPRGDTQWARNVRAAGVIDMGPRWRGERAVISEVADDAKPEVLRRYLAKWYWQVKGDAGGLTPQSGDDELRAAAPSIPVFALGKAGC, encoded by the coding sequence ATGACCACCCGCTACCAAGCGCCCACTCCAACCGCTCGTGCCGCGAACACCGCTGTCCGTTGGCCGGCAGAACTCGGAATCAGCATCGCCGGCACCCAGGTGCTGCGCGTCCGGGGCCGCAAGACGGGCAAATTACGACCCGTGGTGGTCAACCTGCTGACCGTCGACGGCATGGACTACGTGGTGTCACCCCGCGGTGACACGCAATGGGCGCGCAATGTCAGAGCGGCAGGTGTCATCGACATGGGTCCGCGTTGGCGCGGCGAACGCGCGGTGATCAGCGAGGTGGCCGACGATGCCAAACCGGAAGTCCTGAGACGCTATCTGGCCAAGTGGTATTGGCAGGTCAAAGGGGATGCCGGAGGGTTGACTCCACAGTCCGGCGATGACGAGTTGCGCGCCGCGGCACCGTCGATCCCGGTGTTCGCCCTGGGCAAGGCCGGTTGCTAG
- a CDS encoding TetR/AcrR family transcriptional regulator produces MGKRQEAREQIEAKIVELGRRHLVDHGAAGLSLRAIARDLGMVSSAVYRYVSSRDELLTLLLVDAYSDLADTVDRARAEAGLDSWSDDVIAIAHAVRSWAVAHPAQWALLYGSPVPGYHAPPERTVGVGTRVVRAFFDAIAAAIATGDIILTNNVASQPMSSDFERLRREFDFPGDDRLVAKCFLLWSGVVGAISLEVFGQYGADTVTEPRQVFDSQIRLLVDVLAEH; encoded by the coding sequence GTGGGCAAACGCCAGGAGGCCAGGGAACAGATCGAGGCCAAGATCGTCGAGCTGGGCCGCCGCCACCTGGTGGATCACGGCGCAGCCGGGCTATCGCTACGTGCGATCGCCCGCGACCTGGGCATGGTCTCGTCAGCGGTATATCGGTACGTATCCAGCCGCGACGAGCTCCTGACGTTGCTGCTTGTCGACGCATACTCCGATCTGGCCGACACCGTGGACCGCGCTCGCGCCGAGGCCGGCCTCGACTCATGGAGCGACGACGTCATCGCCATCGCCCATGCCGTCCGCAGCTGGGCCGTCGCGCACCCGGCGCAGTGGGCGCTGCTGTACGGCAGCCCCGTCCCCGGGTATCACGCGCCACCGGAACGTACCGTCGGCGTCGGCACCCGCGTCGTCCGAGCGTTCTTCGACGCGATTGCAGCCGCGATTGCCACCGGCGACATCATCTTGACGAATAACGTTGCCTCCCAGCCGATGTCATCGGATTTCGAGCGGCTTCGCCGGGAATTCGACTTTCCCGGCGATGACCGACTGGTCGCCAAGTGCTTCTTGCTGTGGTCTGGTGTGGTGGGTGCGATCAGCCTGGAAGTGTTCGGACAGTACGGTGCCGACACGGTGACCGAGCCGCGTCAGGTCTTCGACAGTCAGATACGGCTGTTGGTCGACGTCTTGGCTGAGCACTGA
- a CDS encoding VOC family protein, whose amino-acid sequence MNFPVPSPTQIAWVTTDLDATETALTGLLGVRKWVRIPDVHFAPDACSYYGKPADFVASISLSYLGDMQLELISPVRGENIYSDFLRDSGPGLHHICMEAESPEQLEAALAEAAENGATVVQRGVMPGGIQFAYLAAPRAGVPFVEIAYFSPEIRAFYDYIKREQR is encoded by the coding sequence ATGAACTTTCCCGTTCCGTCGCCGACGCAGATCGCATGGGTGACCACGGACCTGGATGCCACGGAAACAGCGCTCACGGGCCTATTGGGTGTCCGGAAGTGGGTACGAATACCCGACGTGCACTTTGCTCCCGATGCGTGCAGCTACTACGGCAAACCCGCCGACTTCGTCGCGAGCATCTCGCTGAGCTACCTGGGCGACATGCAGTTAGAACTCATCTCCCCGGTCCGCGGGGAGAATATCTATAGTGATTTTCTGCGTGACTCCGGTCCCGGTCTGCACCACATCTGCATGGAAGCCGAGAGCCCGGAACAGCTAGAGGCTGCACTTGCTGAGGCGGCCGAGAACGGTGCCACTGTGGTCCAGCGGGGCGTGATGCCCGGCGGGATTCAGTTCGCCTACCTGGCGGCACCGCGGGCCGGGGTGCCGTTTGTGGAGATCGCGTATTTCTCGCCGGAGATCAGGGCGTTCTACGACTACATCAAACGGGAGCAACGGTGA
- a CDS encoding FAD-binding protein, which produces MSTDLPATVSADSVASWSDDVDVAVIGFGIAGGCAAVTAAAAGARVLVLERAAAAGGTTSLAGGHFYLGGGTAVQQATGHLDSPDEMYKYLVAVSRQPDHAKIRAYCDGSVEHFNWLEDLGFQFERSYFPGKAVIQPNTEGLMFTGNEKVWPFFEMAVPAPRGHKVPVPGDTGGASIVIDLLLKRAASLGVQIRYETGATELIVDGLGAVTGVMWKRFSEMGVVKAKSVIIAAGGFVMNPDMVAKYTPKLAEKPFVLGNTYDDGLGIRMGVSAGGATEHMDQIFITAPPYPPSILLTGVIVNKLGQRFVAEDSYHSRTAGFIMDQPDSAAYLIVDEAHLERPTMPLVPLIDGWETVAEMEAALGIPRGNLAATLDRYNTYAARGEDPDFHKQPEFLAPQDKGPWGAFDMSLGKAMYAGFTLGGLATSVDGEVLRQDGSVIPGLYAAGACASNIAQDGKGYASGTQLGEGSFFGRRAGAHAARRAGGVQAR; this is translated from the coding sequence GTGAGCACCGACCTACCAGCGACTGTCAGTGCGGACTCGGTGGCGTCATGGTCGGACGACGTCGATGTGGCGGTGATCGGCTTCGGCATTGCCGGCGGCTGTGCGGCGGTGACGGCGGCTGCGGCCGGTGCGCGGGTGCTGGTGCTCGAGCGGGCCGCCGCGGCGGGCGGCACCACGTCACTTGCCGGCGGGCATTTCTACCTGGGCGGCGGGACCGCGGTCCAGCAGGCGACCGGACATCTTGATTCGCCGGACGAGATGTACAAGTACCTGGTTGCGGTGTCGCGGCAGCCCGATCACGCCAAGATCCGGGCTTACTGCGACGGCAGTGTGGAGCATTTCAACTGGCTGGAAGACCTGGGCTTTCAGTTCGAGCGCAGCTACTTTCCCGGCAAGGCGGTGATCCAGCCCAACACCGAGGGGCTGATGTTCACCGGCAACGAAAAGGTCTGGCCCTTCTTCGAGATGGCGGTGCCGGCACCGCGTGGCCATAAGGTGCCTGTGCCTGGCGACACCGGCGGCGCCAGCATCGTGATCGATCTACTACTCAAGCGAGCGGCGAGTTTGGGCGTGCAAATCCGGTACGAGACCGGAGCCACCGAGCTCATTGTGGACGGCTTGGGGGCAGTGACCGGAGTGATGTGGAAGCGATTCTCCGAAATGGGGGTGGTCAAAGCCAAATCGGTGATCATCGCCGCCGGGGGATTCGTGATGAACCCGGACATGGTGGCCAAGTACACCCCGAAACTGGCCGAGAAACCGTTCGTGCTGGGCAACACCTATGACGACGGCCTGGGCATCCGGATGGGCGTTTCGGCCGGCGGTGCCACCGAGCACATGGACCAGATTTTCATCACGGCTCCGCCATACCCGCCGTCAATACTGCTCACCGGCGTGATCGTCAACAAACTCGGGCAGCGGTTCGTCGCCGAGGATTCCTACCACTCCCGGACCGCGGGGTTCATCATGGACCAGCCGGACAGCGCCGCGTATCTGATCGTCGACGAGGCGCACCTGGAACGTCCCACGATGCCGTTGGTCCCGTTGATCGACGGCTGGGAAACGGTTGCCGAGATGGAAGCTGCGCTGGGCATTCCGCGAGGCAACCTGGCGGCGACCCTGGACCGCTACAACACCTACGCCGCGCGCGGCGAAGATCCCGACTTTCACAAGCAGCCGGAATTCCTTGCGCCACAAGACAAAGGGCCGTGGGGCGCGTTCGACATGTCACTGGGTAAGGCGATGTATGCCGGCTTCACCCTCGGTGGGCTGGCCACGTCGGTGGACGGCGAGGTGCTGCGCCAAGACGGCTCGGTGATACCCGGGTTGTACGCGGCCGGAGCGTGTGCATCCAACATCGCCCAGGATGGCAAGGGCTACGCCAGTGGCACACAGCTGGGCGAGGGCTCGTTCTTCGGCCGCCGCGCCGGAGCGCACGCGGCCCGGCGGGCCGGGGGCGTGCAGGCGCGTTGA